Below is a genomic region from Erigeron canadensis isolate Cc75 chromosome 7, C_canadensis_v1, whole genome shotgun sequence.
GTATTTTTTGGAAAAACGTTAGAtacttattacttttataaatgtTTTGTTAATAATAGACGCTTTGACAATATATAAGTACTACACATACCAAAATTATGGTTTACAAACTTATAAAGTTAGATTTGTAGCTAACTACTTAAATTATAGttgaaaactttgaaaagaaCGATAACTTTATAAGGAAAGCTTAGAGGCAAATGACTTGGGCCACAACTTTTAAGTCtcgatatatataataataataaattcgATATATGATAAGGAAAGGAACCGGTTATGACCAACTATATCTTGATGAGTAGTCACGTTGTGCATCTCTTATTTCAAAGTTAGGAATTTTtatcattcaaatattcaatacATACTAAACTTCTATAGAAGATATATTTAGAAAAgagcaacttttttttttttggtaacttgCAAATCTATCTTATATTGAAAAGTGATTTGCAAACCACTAATGTACGTTTATACACTAccaaaacaaataagacaaatgTAAAAATTGTAGTGTACACtttacaaaataaaagtatGATTAATaatcctctttttttttatattattatttagagCATagttatcaatttatcataacATAGTGGGTAGTAACTTTATTTGTGACGTATAAGTCCCATACATTGACTTTGTTGTGACAAGTGCAACTTTACATTATACTTTTGTATTGGAGTTCAAATATtgtgtattttaattttagctGCAAATAAAAGTCATATCTTTTCGATGAATATTGAAAAGTATTAATTAGCGGTACCACTCTTGAAAAGACAAAAGttaagtaaagaaaatgatacgaacaataatgaaaaaatgaaatcaTGAAAATGATACTTCATCAGTAGTTAGACTATTTTTAATTCAACATCTCATCAGTTATCAAAAGTACATTCCCATGTACGTATTATCTTTTTACCACCATCATTCTTTTTAGGGAAGTGATAATAGTACCACCATAAGTGATACATTTATCACACACTTGTACTGTatgttaaaaaatttgtattttgtggtaaattaataaaaaaaaatggtacatttatcatttcttttctttttatctcaAATACGTCACCTTTTCcacatatttatttaatattttaccTTCTTAATATCTTAATATATCCTACAATACCCGATAAAAATCTAAATCACTTACTTTCACTGAGGCCGGTGAGCACTTTCACCCTTTTATCCTACCACGGATCCGCCACTTTTGCCTCCTAAGAGGCTACCCAATGGAGGACATTAATTCACCTAAGACTAGTCCTTGTcagcgccacatcagcaaaaaacactccaaggactaatccccccAAAATGCACCCAATGGACTCATCCACCAAAaactagtcttggacccaccaattatttaattctactaATTTATCcgaactttacacttttaaccctctaaaatttatgacaaactaaaacatacccaaattaaaaacatttcattaaaaataaaaacattacacaatatattaaaaaaacacattacaatactTCAAAATAAAGGAAAcacacattaaaataaaaacattaacaatagtttattataaaaaacacacattaaaCCGGGAGTCGCCATATATGCTCCGTAAGATCATGACGAAGAGCATGATGCACATTGCAATCTCGAAGCTCCTTGCCGGTACGTTGGTGAAGTGCAATCCTTTCCTCGAACGTACGCTCCGGTAAGACGATTGGATCAATGTCGTCTCCATCCTCGAGTGAGCTTATGGCGTACCCCGCGTCTTCAACCTTCATGTTATGCAATATAACACAAGCGTACATTGTTCGAGTGATCCGATTCACGCTTTTTGTTCTTGCTGGTTGGGTTAGAATGTGCCATGAGTTTTGAAGCCCTCCAAAGGCACGCTCAACATCCTTCCGGGCACtttcttgaaactttttaaaatttctttcgCTTCTCATCTTGAGGGCATGAATACGCCTTTACAAAAGTCGAGCATTCGGGATAAATGTCGTCTGCAAGATaataaccctttttgtagtggGTGCCATTAACAGTGAACGAGCTATCAGGTGCACGATCTTCAATGATTTCCCTAAATAAAGGCGACTGATTCAGAACATTTATATCGTTGTTCGAACCAGCTGTGCCGAAAAAAGCATGCCAGATCCACCTATCGTATGAAGCTACTGCTTCAAGCATGATGGTTGGATGACCGTGATCACCACACGTAAACTGACCTTGCCATGCCTTGGGGCAGTTCTTCCAAGGCCAGTGCATGCAATCAATGCTTCCAAGCATGCCTGGGAAGCCATTAAGCTCTTCATGTCGAGCGTACAAGCGTTGTATGTCCTCCAGTGTTG
It encodes:
- the LOC122609347 gene encoding uncharacterized protein LOC122609347 produces the protein MNNQFHSSLSTYTRPDLFPTGDDDEELFGIMAECVDLLEQGESSRPYIPSSVVERDRYGADERLMAAYFNENPKYSLKSFRRRFRMSRSMFLRIVNDIISYPSRNPGPVPLHFKRMQDRQLDARGKPGFSTIQKDEYLRRPTLEDIQRLYARHEELNGFPGMLGSIDCMHWPWKNCPKAWQGQFTCGDHGHPTIMLEAVASYDRWIWHAFFGTAGSNNDINVLNQSPLFREIIEDRAPDSSFTVNGTHYKKGYYLADDIYPECSTFVKAYSCPQDEKRKKF